Below is a genomic region from Fusarium oxysporum Fo47 chromosome XI, complete sequence.
TGCGCAGCTTCTCTCTATTAACGCGTCTTCGGTCGCCAGGTGGGATAAGGAACTTTGGCTCAAGGGtctcgaggttgatgaacaCGAATTTTCCAAGCCCTTGACGGTCGGCCTCTGGGTCGACTTGGACTGATTCGACGTCCTTGAACGCTTCTTCTGATAGGAGTTCTCTGAGGAACGGGAGGACCCAATGGAGGGTTATGGCCCAGCCTTGACCGCGGGAGCTGATGTGACTGTCGCGTTCGTAAATCTGGAACGGAATGCCAAGCTTCGCGATCGATGTCAGTGCGTCAATTGATGAAATACTCGGGGAAGTGGATTACCTTCTTGAGGCCATGGGCGAGGACAAGGCCAACGACTCCAGCGCCGATTATGAGAACTGGCTTACGGTCTTTGGACATGGTGATATTCGCGTGAGCTGACAAAGAATAGTCGAAAATTTGGGTTTGTGTAATTCTTGTCGCTTTGAACGAGGGGAAATATCAGGGTTTATTCTCTCATGATATCAGATTGACCCTTGAGTCCGTTTGCATTTGAAGTGAGTGCGACGGCATCACACGTCATGAAGGAAGCTCTTATCAGGGCTGATCGGCGTTACAGTGAGGTCCCAGCAGCGCGGTTCAGTGCGTCCAGCTCAGTGAGGGGTCCGTCGGAAGTCGCCGTTATGCAACCGTCGGAAAACCATCATCAATTGCGCGCCAGACTAGCTCGAATTGTCACTGTAGATAGCGGGGACCGCGGAAATTAATGATCTTTGCGACAAGGCAATTCACATTGGAACATGCGCCGGAACTGGGTGCGATGGAGGTGAGAATAGATTCATTCAAGAGTCAATTGATCTCGCTTCCGATTCATTGCATCCTCAACCCATTCACCCCCAATATCGAATCTTTACAGCAATTACCATGACACAAGACACCAAACATGAGGCTCTCCAGCCTGTTCATCCCTCGATGAAGGGCAAACTCGACCCTgtctttgagaagctctACAACGACAACGTCGCCAACACTCCCCTCAAACCGATTGACCTCGGCATCCTTCGATCGAAATACTCAGTTCTCTACTCGTACGGCACTGGCCCTGCACCAGATGTCGCGCGCCAATACGATACTCAAATCGTCACGCATGAAGACATCACTCTTGATGTGAGAGTGTATGAGCCCGATACTGCTGGTCCATGGCCTGTGCATATCGACTACCATGGTGGCGGTTGGGGTCTGGGCGATCTTGATACTGAGAGTCATATTTGCAAGCATATCTGCAATGTCGCTGGCGTCGCAGTCATTGACGTCGCATATCGCCTTGTACCTGAGAATGCTTTCCCATGTGGTGTTACCGATAGTTTCGCTGCCCTCAAGTACATTTACGAGAAGGGCGCTGAGCGATTCAGTATTGATCCAGAGAGAATCTCCGTCGGTGGAGTCTCAGCCGGTGGATTCATCAGTCTTGCGCTGGCACACATGGCGCGTGACGCAGGCATTCCTCTTAagcttgttgctgttggaaCACCAGTGATTGACGATTTGAGTCAATACTCTTCAGCATCAGATTCACCCTTCAAGTCTATGCAAGAAAATGAGCATGCGCCAACACTCAATTGGGGCCGACTAGCTTGgttcgacaagctcaaatGGAGCTCCCTGGGTTCAACACCCGAAGAGATCGCTGAGAAGCGTGCGCAAATACCCGCGATTTACGGCAACTTGTTCAAGGCTGATAACTTCAACAACCTTGCAAAGACTGTTATTTACACAGCTGGCGCAGATCCATTGAGAGACGAAGGTGAAGCTTACGGTATGAAGTTGATTGAGCATGGGAATGAggtgacgatgaagaggttcCCTGGTGTACCGCATCCGTTTATGCATATGGATAAGGATCTCTGGCAGGCGAAGGAGTTTATTCTGCAGACTGCTGGTGCTATTCGGACTGCTTTACATGAGCTATAGCTTTAGATAGTGTAATTAAATCATTTTGTTAAAAGACTGAAAGACGTCATAAGCATCAATATCGTGAGCCTGTGTATCATCAATCCGAGGGAGCGCAAGGAATACATGAACCTGCGATGCTCATAGAGTTAACTGGTAGCTCAAGCCAACCAACGGCTGGTCGCTGAAGACTTCATTGTTAGCGCCCTATCTCCCCATACCCGACAGCGCTATCTACCCCGCTTGATACCACTGTAGCGCCTGATATGACGGATACCATATCACTAAACTAGCTGTTAACAGTCTAGCACTCACGCGCTATCAAGATAACGAGGGAACCGGTTCGTAATTCCGGGTGACCCATACCTCCTCCCTTTCATTACCCCAgcttttcctcctcctcattgACCTCAAAATCATGGCGACGCGCGAGCGATCGAGTAATACCTGCTTACGATGCGCCGAGATCAAACAGCGCTGCAAGGGTGGTGTGCCATGTGATCGGTGCAGCAGGTTGAGTCTACCATGTCGTCCGAAGGGATACTCGGGTTTGTTTTCCGGAGAGCTTGGGCTGGATGGTGGCAATGGGATTTCTGTTGGTCAGCCGAAAGCAAAAATACGCAGGGTACAGACAGGTTGTTTGACGTGCAAAAGGCGTAAGAAGAAATGCGATGAGCGGTAAGCCCCCACCTCGTTTGTCTTGATGAGCCCGATCTCATCCTTGTCATAGGAAACCCAGCTGTGGCGATTGCAGGAGACTTTGCCTCGACTGTTCGTGGCCGACAGAGAGAGCAAGCAGACCAAGGCTCAACAGCTGGACCAATGAATCATGGCTCAGCGCAGAACAAGTCCTCGACCTATCTTCGGAGACATCGCCAAGCCCAAATCCTTCACCAGGTTCAGTCCAATCCAACGTGGACCTGAGTATCGCCGACTTGCTGTGCCAAATGTCCACAGCCGTTCCTGTAGATGGTGCCGACGTTGACATGACGGGGACATTGCCAGAACTGTCCTGGGACTTGACAACTGACTCAGGCTGGCTCGATATTCTCCCGGAAACACCTCCCGTTGCTGAAGACTCACCAGACAGTCTACCGAATACCACGCTGACTCTGTATACGCCGAGCTTGGTACCGGACATGACATCTCCTCACGACAAAGCATTACTAAACCACTACTCAAATATTGTCGCCTCAGTGCTATCAAGGCATCCAAACACGACATCAAACCCCTACCTCAGCTATCTCGTACCCATGGCCGTCTCAAATCAGCTTATCCTGCATTGCGTCCTCGCTTTGAGCGCAACACATTGGCAGAAGCTTCAACCCGACATGCGAGATAGGGCGTTATACCACAAAGGGCAAGCGACACAATCTTTGGCCGGTCTCCTACCCCATGTCGATGGGGGCTCAGTGGATGTTGCGCTGGTGTCTTGTCTGCTTTTGTGTATGTCGGAGCTGTTCGACGGTACCTCGGCAGGATGGAAGCTTCACCTCCAGGGCGCAAAACGACTCCTGTCAACAGTCAAGTCCCAGACTGGTGGTAATTTGGCAGGCCACTTCAAGTTCTTTGTCAAGCTAGCACGCTTTCTAGACAGTGCAGCAACGACAAGTACCTGCAAGCCTCCTCTGATAGATGACAAGACAGTAACCACTACACCTGAGCCGACTGAAGATTCTAGCAATGACGATGCTGCAGTTTATGGAATACCGAAAGAACTGTTCCACATGGTCGATCGTGTGAACAACCTGGCTAGCAAGAGAGGAACAAGGGTTGATGAAGCATCGGAAGCCTTGTTTCGCCAAGAAGCCGAAATGGTTCAAGGCCGACTGGATAATTGGGCCTATGATTACGGTGGACTCGCTGGCGCTGTTGCATCTCTGTCACCAACAAATGACGACGTACTCCATGCAACGACTGCATACGAATGGGCACTCCGGCTCCGGCTTCACCAAATCACAGAAGGATACTCTCTAACAGAGAAAGTATTCGAGTGTGTCCAGCACATTCTAGACTCAGCACAGAAGATCCGTTATGGCAGTCCTCTCGAGAGCTGCCTATTGTTTCCTCTGGTGATGGCAGGCGGTGCATGCAATTGTCTTGAGCAGAGGATGGTGGTGCAAGACAGGCTGATGATTATGGAGCGGACTTGTGGATTTGGATATGTACATCAGAGCCGTGAGTTGGTTGAGACTGTttggaagagaagggaaaCAGAGACGATGGTTAACTGGGCTAGGATTCGATATGAGGAGATGGGTGGATTAGCACTCTACTGATAACAATGCACAGTATTACGAACAAACGCAATTGTACTGGTGAGACATGTAATTGAAAGGCTATGAAATGAGAGGACTATTTTAAACAGGCTATACACAAGCTCTAAGTCACCCCTACGAAGAGACTTCCGCATCATTGACCAGCCCGGCGATATGAGCATGCATATCATAAGCACAAACCTCATCAATCGTCAACATACCCGGCTTCGTATTCTTGCTCGACCAACCAATCCTTTCATTCAGATTCTCTCTCGCACGCTTGCTCGCTTCTTGCAATCTTGTAGCACGTGGCTTTCGCTCCGCCTCATACAACTTGAGACGCTGCTCAACGGTCAGGTCTGAATACTTCTCTGAGAACAGAATACCCAAAGCACCTGCATCTTCGATTGCCATGCATGCGCCCTGACTTTGGTCAGGCATCATGGGATGCGCAGCATCACCGAGCAGTGTGCAGCGGCCTTTTGTCCAGTAGGGATAAGGATCGTGGTTGTATAGACGCCACATCTTGATGTCTTCTgcgttgaggaagagcttgatgagcttggggtCCAGCCCAGGGAATGTAGAAGCAAGGATGTCGCCGGTAGTGGAGATGTTCCATCCATCTTCCTTGGTGtcattcttctcagctgGGTAGAAGCAGTAGCATGAAACAACGTTGTTATCGCTGCATGCTGACAGAacgatcttggtcttggtgtcaCCTCCCCAGAACTCAATTGCCTCGTTGTTTATGTACTCCTCCAGACCGAGATCGCGAAGCTTGTTGGCGTAGATGATACAGCGATAACAGCAAGATGTGCTGGGCACGAAGTTTGGAATGACGCCGAGCTGCTCACGCATCACACTTCGGATACCGTCGGCACAGATGATAGCATCATGTGTAGCCTCATTACCATTCTCAAAAGTGATATGACCAGTTTCAGTGTCAAGCTTTGATGCCTTGTGCCATGTCTTTAACTCAGCAGGTCGACCTTTGCCACTTTGCGACAAAGCAGTGTCCTTGAGGTGATTATGCAAATCGATTCGATGAAAGTTGTTGTAGTCTGTGCCGAAGCGTTCGCGATAGTCTCCCAAAGGGTATGTGCCCTCGACTTCTCCAGTAGAATAGTCATGGCGAATGAGGTTGCGCAGGATGACTGGCTTGGCAGCGGGAATGTCAACGTCCCATTCTTCCAAGAAGCGAGAGCCATTAGAGGCAACTGAGAGAGATGCACCGACTTCACCACCAAAGTCGTAGCGCTCGTAGAGAGTGACTTGGTGGCCGGCTCGTCGGAGGGCGATGGCGGCGGAGAGACCACCAAGACCGGAGCCGATGATGCCTATTGAGAGAGACGTTTCTGTTCGTCCAGGCATGTCGTGTTGTGAAGAGCTTGTATGAATAAGTTGAGGCTATAATTGAGCCGTTTGGCTTAGTGACACAGAGAGGTGCTACAAGATGCAATGAAATATTTTGTAAGATGTGATTGAGTGTATTAATGAGAAGATTGTAATTGAAGTTCTAATTATATGTATCGTAGTCTTATGCCCGGCGCTCAAGTCATGTCATTACTCTCGTCTCACATCATACCAACCTCGGACTGTTTCGCCCTCCAACGACTGAGGCTGAAGACCACTATCTCAAACCGCGCGGACCGCTATCAACACGACCAACCCAAAAACCATCCCTGAGACCTCGAAGCGACGGGCGGGGAAGTAATCCACATGATTTCATTGGTCCCGCCCATCAGGATCCGACGGTTGCAGCATTATCACAGTCTAGCCCAATTTAGATAGAGTTTACCGACGTATCATCATTCCCCAGGTTTTTGAAGTCTAGACTCCGAGCTATGACTTGAACTCTGTCAAGATAACATTACGACTGCTCATGTTTGGCTGGTTGATGTCTCAAAGGTGGTATCGCAGGCTCGAGGTACTTAACCCTGTCTTGTCGTCGCACTGAGGCATCTGCTTTTGGCTTCAGTACAGGCTGCCTTCGTCTATCGATCGCTACCTTGCCACCAATTGAACTCTTCACTCAACTATCTGACTCTTACTTCAACTCACATCAACCCTTTGTGTAGCCTGATAGGTGAGTACCTAACAACTTGCAGTGGCTGCATCTGTCTAACATCTTCGTGGCAGTTTCACCATGACTCCCGCCGACAACGAGAAGATCCCAGACATCATGCGCCCTCCCTCCGTCACCAAAGGCTCGGTCCAAGATGTCATCAGCGAAACATCGCTGAAGCCAATCACTCGTAAAGTCGACTACCATCTCGTTCCTCTTATGCTAGTCTGTTACTTCCTCCAATTCCTCGACAAAGTCCTCATCAACTATGCCAACATCATGGGTCTTTCCGAGAACCTCCACTTCACAGGAAATGACTTCTCCTGGATGGCCACCGCTTTCTTCATCGGTTTCGCTGTTGCTGAGTTTCCTCAGGGTGTCTTGATCCAGAAGTTTCCCGTCAGCAAGGTCCTTGGTCTCAACGTTGTTCTCTGGGGTATCGTTATCTGCTGCTCTTCCGCTGCGCATAGCTTCCCTGGCATGACAGCTGCGAGAACTCTTCTTGGCATGTTCGAAGCGGTTATCTCACCTGCCCTTATCATGATCACTTCGCAGTGGTACACCAGAAGACAAGCTACCCCAAGAACCGGTATCTGGTACTGCGGTCTTGGCATCGGCCAGACTGTTGGCGGACTCATCTCGTATGCTGCCCAGCATGGTAGCCGAACCAGCAGCTTCCAGAGCTGGCGCATCATGTTTGTGTCCGTTGGCGCCTTCAACGTTATGATTGGCCTCCTTGTACTCTTCTGGATGCCTTCCAGtatcaaggatgccaagTTCCTTACAGAGCAGGAGCAGATCATTCTTCAAGAAGCACTTGATGCTGATCAGGGAGGGAAAATCGCCAAGGTCTTCCGCCGTGCAGGTATTTGGGATGCTCTCAAAGATATTCAAGTTTGgctgctcttcctcaacaCTATTCTCATTGTGATCCCATCAGGCATCATTACAACCTTCTCTGCTACTCTGATCCGCGGCTTTGGATACGACCCCAAGCAGGCGGCCCTTCTCAATATGCCTGCTGGTGTTGTGTCAGTGTCGGCCACCTTACTCAGCACTTTCGCCATCCTCTACGGGTTCCCAAGATGGCTGGGGCTTTGCCTTCTCATGGTCCCAACTCTGATTGGCGCAGGACTCATGTCCTTCTACTCCAGCAGTCAAGCTGGCTCCCTTGCCGGAATCTACTTGATCAACTTCGACGTCGCACCTCTCGCACTTATTTATGCTCTTGTCGGAGCTAATGTTCAAGGATACACCAAGAAGGTCACTACGAACGCCATCGTTGCTGTTGGCTTCtccatcgccaacatcattGGACCGCAGACTTTCCAAGCAAAAGATGCGCCAAGCTTCATCCCAGCAAAGATCACCGTCTTCTGTGTTTGTGGCGGATCGGTTGTTGTTACCATTCTTACTAGAATTCTTTATGGCCTTCGAAACAGAAAGGGAAGGGTTTCACAGGATCTTGGACAGAGTGGAGAGGTTGATCCGGATACCATGACGGATAGGAACAACCCTAACTTCTTCTACGTTTACTAAACAAGACGAGTTGGTTTCATAGTAGTTTATTGCTTTAGGAATGAATCTCAACCAGTTTAAATATCACATCTGTCTCTCTAAGAAATCGTTTACTCGACTTCTGGTCATAGTACGGTTAGAAGCATCATGGCACTGAAATCTTGGTGATTGTAATTCTTTAATTGCGCTATCCAAACTAACTGACCCTCAAAGCAAAAGATACCATGGGCTCACGATTGGGCCATCGAACTGCGACCTACAAGCAAGAAACTTTCGCCGAGGAATCAGATCCATGAGCTCAAAGGTCGTTGGCAAAGAAGACAGGCTTAGCAGCATGTCGGTTGACGCGAAGGCTCAGCTGGTCGGGTCGCGAGTAATGGCCGACGATGTCCAAGTTCTGCTTCGCCTTGTACTTCTCTTCAAGGTTGATATCAGCATAAAGAATACCCTCCTCATGAGGATCTAGCGGCTTGACAAGTTCCTCTCCGAAAGGCGAAAAGATCATACTGAAGCCACCGCCAGACTTCTTAGTATAGTCATAGCCCTTGACATTCGCCTTCTCATGGTTCTCCTCAGTCATAATCTGACTTGCCAGAAGAACGAAGCAGGCTCCCTCCATGGAGACGACGTGAGAGAAGGCCTTGCAGCATTCGGGAGTAATATGGTAAGGCCACTCGGGGACGTTCTGGGGGAAGATTGATGGCCAGCTGGAGACGTGGATATCAACATCCTGCGAGTATTCATAGTAGCGGAGAAGTGTCTGAGTGTGCTCCCAGCAGTTAAGACCAGCAACCTTTCCGAACTTTGTGTCGGCGACATTGGTCAGAGATTCGCCCTGTCCGTCACCGTAGATAGCACGCTCAACGTGGGTGGGCTTGATCTTGCGGCGGTGAAGAACAATGGTGCCGGTCTCGTCGATGAAAGACTTACTCCGTCAGTACGCCGAGTGGTCCGCTCAGTGGCACAACTCACCTGTGCGATGTAAAGGGTTCCCTTGTATCTCTCACTGTATCCAAGAACAACAAAAACACCTGCCTCTCGAACAGCAGCTCGAATCTGGTCCATCTCAGGTGACTCTCTCTCCAATGAGTTCTTGAAGTACTCGTTGATCCACGGTGCGTTCTCGGTGGGTGAGTTGGCCCAGATGCTCCTAAAAATGAATAAGCTGATCTGCCCATGTTTTGTAAGTCTGTTACATACCATGGATATCCAGGAATAAAGACTTCGGGGAAGCCGATGACATTGGCACCGTTCTTTGCTGCCTCTTGGATGAGACCGATGGACTTGTTGACACCGCCCTGAAGATCGTTCCAGACGGGCTCGGCTTGGATAGCGGCGACCTTGAGGGACTTGGACATCTTGATAGATTATGgttggagttgaagagatTTGTGTTGGTGGTTGTTTTGCTGATGTTTGAGTTCGactgagaaggatgatgcgATGGGGAACTTGAGGGTGGTTTGCTCTTGTACTTATACTCGTGAGACTGATACTCATCGAATGGCAAACACACGACGATATTGCCTATCTCAGCCTACAACTGCCCTTGGCAGGGATTGCTTGAGGGGTCTATCCGGATATCAGATTACCTGACGATCATCGTGGTCGGATGATTGATTCCCGGATAACCCCCCTCCTTGACCCCAGTTACCCCAGATATGCCAAAACTTATTCTCCGCACGCCGGAACTATGATATCCGCATCATAGAGTAGATCATAGTCAATGCGCCATGTAGTACGTGACAGGCATCGATCGAGTCAGAAGTACGATAGTGAATATCCTAGAAATGGATTAGGCTACATAAGCCAGACCAGTATTACCTAAAGAAGGCCTTATTACAGTCCTAAAACTAAACAAAAAAGTCCAGAGATGACTCCCCAAAACACTGATCGTACGTCCAAGACTCAAAGATATCGTCCAGCGAAAAAACATGCTCAAAGCTACTCTCCGAACCCTGATCAGGGAAAACCACCAAATCGTCCATTTCATACCGTTCAAATTGTCGCCTACTCTCTTCATTGATCTCTTGTGAGAGACCATGCGCCCAAATGTCAATATCCCATTCCCTAGCCAGCGACAAGATCGCTCGAATAGACCGGTTAGCCCAATTCCAGTTCACATTCATCTCGTAGAGAGATTTAACGCATATGTAAAGGCATCTCATTGCCTCACTTCTGCCGTTATTTCCTGTTGACTTAatgtgaagaagatggatgattgCTGCAGTGAAGGCTGGGTGGACTGCTGAGACAGGCATACACCGCTAGTAGTGGTTAGCCTGCTAGTATGGTAGATTGAGCAAGTGCTTACCGTCGTGTAGTTCTTCCTGAAGATCTGTAGGATTCTAGCCATCCTGACAGCTGAATCTCTGCAAGACTTGGAGTGAATATCCCCTCCTTCTGGGTCATAGGCAATAGAGCTCTTGCCAGGGTTGAGAAGTTGAAAGAATGGTCTGTGAAGTAATAATATTGCATGATGGTATTGCAAACTAAAGACTAGCGGTTAGTCAAGACCTTTCACGGTTCCATGGTGCTTACTGGAACTGATAGACGTATGGCGGCGAACACTGAAGACTGGAACTTGAGATCTTCAGGCTTTTCGGCAGCCGGTCAAAGAGCCCGACAGCTTGTAGATGAGCTTTCATAACTCGatcctctctttctttgtctgTCCATGCATATCTCTGGGCATATCTATATCATATCAGTCACCATTATATCGACTTTGGTAGGGATTTCTCACAGCTGATCGATAACTTCCGAGGTAGCGATCAAAAGCTCACAAGTGTACATAGAGTTCTCCATAATATGACTTGTCGGAAATGGTGTTGATATCTCGAGTTGGTAGTCAGATAGCAACGGGCTGTGTTGGACGAGTCCTTTCGGTTTGGTCGTTGTGATGTTGTACTCTTGGATACTCGCAGGCCGGCCCATGCCAAGGCAGTAGAACCTAGTCACACGGTCAGCGCCTCTAACTTCTAGCAGTTCCAAGTAACTCACTTGTCTAGGACATAGACGCCCCAAAACGTAACGTTTCTCgcttcgacatcatcatccgaTACTAGACCTTTGGAAGCGTATGGCGAGCAATCGCAATGAAGCCCCAGGTTCATGGCCATTCTTGTCGCCATACCGATGTACATGAATCCGAGACCTTCATTGTCGATAGTCGCCCAGTACAGGCCCAAAAGCGCTGTTGCTTGAACCGTAGATGTTGTGGGCGCTTCACACTCGTAATGAAGCATAGTCTTTGCCTGAGCCGCAAATGCTTCACCAGCCGTATTGGCGTCATCAGGGTCTGTTCGAAGCTCCAGTCTTGGAGAGTACCGCGATGACATCGCTAGAATCGCCGCCATGAGCAAAGGTGTACAGTATCGCCCATTCTTCTCAACGTATAAGTCGCGGACAAATAGCTCTCTTGGGACGATATACTGCCAAGAGTTCTGCCATCGCCAGAAAATCTCCAGTAGGTGATCTCGTAGCTCATCGGAGGGTGTGATGAAGTCTGGCATGTTATTTGCGGCTTCTATGCCCCGATTCCTAGCTTGGATCGAGGATGGTACCTTGATAGCGTGATTGTGGATGATGGAAAAGTTGCTCGATGCGCCGAAATAGCGCAGCTCTCCAATCTCGCCCAAAGTAAAGCAGCCAAGAGCATTTGCGAGATCATCTATCTCTTCTTCGCTGGTGGCGCTGTTGAGGGCTGGCTGAGCAGCTTGGGTGGTAGTCACAAAAGCGACTTCTTCATGGtcacagctgctgctgttctTGGCAGAATCTGGTGTCCCAACATCACCATTTCGCTGGGCGAGTTGCTTCTCCAAGCTTGCGACACGTGCTTCCAACGCGTTGATATATGCATTGGTATGCCGTCTGTTCATTTATATTAGTGTAGTTTCTAGCCTAATATTCTACCTACGTACTTTCGATTGCTTTCAGCTTGGGTATATTCGCAGTTCTGTTGACGATCGTAGCATGCGCTACATCTTGGCTGACTTCCATCGCACTACGTAAAGCCCGGGTCAGCTAATGTCATCAAAATGAGGCCATACGATGGTGCTCGTCCGTATTGAGGTTATAGCTGTGCAAGGAGGGGAGCATTACCTTTGTTCTCTTGACCCGGCATCCGTTACAAGCTACCGAAGCCCGCTTCCTCGGGTTAGGTGGGGCACAGTAAACAGCCGTCGTAGACATGATCAAATGCGTGATTCAAAGTCTTCGATTCTGAGTGCGTGATCGTATGAGAAAACAAGGAGCCGCGGCGATGGAATCTGGGGTAATAATTGCGAGTTCTCC
It encodes:
- a CDS encoding carbon-nitrogen hydrolase — its product is MSKSLKVAAIQAEPVWNDLQGGVNKSIGLIQEAAKNGANVIGFPEVFIPGYPWSIWANSPTENAPWINEYFKNSLERESPEMDQIRAAVREAGVFVVLGYSERYKGTLYIAQSFIDETGTIVLHRRKIKPTHVERAIYGDGQGESLTNVADTKFGKVAGLNCWEHTQTLLRYYEYSQDVDIHVSSWPSIFPQNVPEWPYHITPECCKAFSHVVSMEGACFVLLASQIMTEENHEKANVKGYDYTKKSGGGFSMIFSPFGEELVKPLDPHEEGILYADINLEEKYKAKQNLDIVGHYSRPDQLSLRVNRHAAKPVFFANDL
- a CDS encoding Alpha/Beta hydrolase protein encodes the protein MTQDTKHEALQPVHPSMKGKLDPVFEKLYNDNVANTPLKPIDLGILRSKYSVLYSYGTGPAPDVARQYDTQIVTHEDITLDVRVYEPDTAGPWPVHIDYHGGGWGLGDLDTESHICKHICNVAGVAVIDVAYRLVPENAFPCGVTDSFAALKYIYEKGAERFSIDPERISVGGVSAGGFISLALAHMARDAGIPLKLVAVGTPVIDDLSQYSSASDSPFKSMQENEHAPTLNWGRLAWFDKLKWSSLGSTPEEIAEKRAQIPAIYGNLFKADNFNNLAKTVIYTAGADPLRDEGEAYGMKLIEHGNEVTMKRFPGVPHPFMHMDKDLWQAKEFILQTAALTRYQDNEGTGSDTRVCFPESLGWMVAMGFLLVSRKQKYAGPHLVCLDEPDLILVIGNPAVAIAGDFASTVRGRQREQADQGSTAGPMNHGSAQNNPNPSPGSVQSNVDLSIADLLCQMSTAVPVDGADVDMTGTLPELSWDLTTDSGWLDILPETPPVAEDSPDSLPNTTLTLYTPSLVPDMTSPHDKALLNHYSNIVASVLSRHPNTTSNPYLSYLVPMAVSNQLILHCVLALSATHWQKLQPDMRDRALYHKGQATQSLAGLLPHVDGGSVDVALVSCLLLCMSELFDGTSAGWKLHLQGAKRLLSTVKSQTGGNLAGHFKFFVKLARFLDSAATTSTCKPPLIDDKTVTTTPEPTEDSSNDDAAVYGIPKELFHMVDRVNNLASKRGTRADWIIGPMITVDSLALLHLCHQQMTTYSMQRLHTNGHSGSGFTKSQKDTL
- a CDS encoding major facilitator superfamily domain-containing protein, whose product is MTPADNEKIPDIMRPPSVTKGSVQDVISETSLKPITRKVDYHLVPLMLVCYFLQFLDKVLINYANIMGLSENLHFTGNDFSWMATAFFIGFAVAEFPQGVLIQKFPVSKVLGLNVVLWGIVICCSSAAHSFPGMTAARTLLGMFEAVISPALIMITSQWYTRRQATPRTGIWYCGLGIGQTVGGLISYAAQHGSRTSSFQSWRIMFVSVGAFNVMIGLLVLFWMPSSIKDAKFLTEQEQIILQEALDADQGGKIAKVFRRAGIWDALKDIQVWLLFLNTILIVIPSGIITTFSATLIRGFGYDPKQAALLNMPAGVVSVSATLLSTFAILYGFPRWLGLCLLMVPTLIGAGLMSFYSSSQAGSLAGIYLINFDVAPLALIYALVGANVQGYTKKVTTNAIVAVGFSIANIIGPQTFQAKDAPSFIPAKITVFCVCGGSVVVTILTRILYGLRNRKGRVSQDLGQSGEVDPDTMTDRNNPNFFYVY